From a region of the Defluviitalea raffinosedens genome:
- the csaB gene encoding polysaccharide pyruvyl transferase CsaB has protein sequence MGSIVVSGYYGFDNAGDEAVLYSIIKTLKEEVGEHVKITVLSNKPHETASTYHVEAVNRWKYKEIIAAIKNADVLISGGGSLLQDVTGWKSIVYYLSIVMIAKFFRKKVIFYAQGIGPVNMKFNRLLIGWIANKVDYISVRDQQSKEELIKMGVKREIEVVADPVLKLNPKERQKDTKKRLGVYLRPWKVEEHFFDKIKGILNWFDQKGWEIIFIPMHDPEDVELSQKICASLPGSVVYDGEHDPQSILDFTATLDYVLGMRLHSLIMAAAAGVPYMGISYDPKVKSFVEAMEAGKVIDIYELDQDKAIHYLESTLNHLDEMKETIKTRRNQLLEQRNMAVEVIKNSIL, from the coding sequence ATGGGAAGTATAGTTGTATCAGGATATTACGGATTTGACAATGCAGGGGATGAAGCAGTCCTGTATTCGATCATAAAAACATTAAAAGAAGAAGTTGGAGAGCATGTTAAAATTACTGTGCTATCCAATAAGCCTCATGAAACAGCCTCTACATATCATGTAGAGGCTGTGAACAGGTGGAAGTATAAAGAGATTATAGCCGCTATTAAAAACGCTGATGTGTTAATCAGCGGAGGAGGGAGCCTTCTTCAGGATGTAACAGGCTGGAAGAGTATCGTGTATTATCTTTCTATTGTAATGATTGCAAAGTTTTTCCGCAAAAAAGTTATCTTTTATGCACAGGGAATTGGCCCTGTCAACATGAAATTCAATCGGCTTTTGATTGGATGGATTGCCAATAAAGTGGACTATATTTCTGTACGGGATCAGCAGTCAAAAGAAGAGCTTATAAAAATGGGGGTAAAAAGAGAAATTGAAGTTGTAGCAGACCCTGTTTTAAAGCTTAATCCTAAAGAAAGGCAAAAAGATACTAAAAAACGCCTCGGGGTATATTTAAGACCATGGAAGGTAGAAGAACATTTTTTTGATAAAATAAAAGGCATACTCAATTGGTTTGATCAAAAAGGATGGGAAATCATATTCATTCCTATGCATGATCCGGAGGATGTGGAGCTTTCCCAAAAAATATGTGCTTCTTTACCCGGTTCTGTGGTATATGATGGAGAGCACGATCCACAAAGTATCTTAGACTTTACGGCTACTTTGGATTATGTGTTGGGCATGCGGCTGCATTCTCTTATTATGGCAGCGGCTGCAGGTGTTCCTTATATGGGAATATCCTATGACCCAAAGGTAAAAAGCTTTGTAGAAGCTATGGAAGCTGGAAAAGTGATAGACATTTATGAACTGGATCAAGATAAAGCAATTCATTATTTAGAATCGACATTGAACCATCTGGATGAAATGAAAGAAACCATAAAAACCAGAAGAAATCAATTGCTGGAACAAAGAAATATGGCTGTAGAAGTTATAAAAAACAGTATTTTGTAA